A region of the Candidatus Bathyarchaeum sp. genome:
AAATTCAACAACGAACGAATCGAAAGTCCGCCGTTGTGTTTTTTCAAGGCTTTTGTTACTGCCTTTTTTGTTGCAATTGCCATTAATTCTCCCATCTTTGTGTGCCCGCTGGTGCAGTAAATTGTTTTGTTGGAACTTGGTCCAGATACTATAATTATATGGTCGGTTCCTGTTCCAGTAGCTTGCTTTTTTGGGGATAAACTGCTTTTGATGTTTAAATCCTGAAGGGCAGCAGTTTTTGCTTCAGTGACCGTAATTATCGAGCGAGCCATGGCTGTATCTGTTAGTTTAGCGTTGGTAACAACAATTATGTTGATGGTTCCAAGAGGATTAACATATAACCCGTTTCTTTCTGTCCAGCCTGCTCTATCTTCACCCATTCTTAGGGCGTTGCCGGTGGTACCTGCAGACGCAAAACAGCACACTTTGAGGTCTTCGTATTCTTCTTCCCCGACTGCTGCGTGTTCCATGTTCACTGCCGTATTCAAAATGGCGATTTGTTCTGGAACAAGACCTAGACTTTTGATTACTTTTTGGTCGATGCCCAAATCAAAATCAACGGGAAGCTTATCTTCAAAGCTTTTTCTTACCTTTTCAAATAAAACACCATCAATGTAGGCGTTGCCCACAAAACTTACTTGTCTGAAAGAATATTTGGTTGAAAAAACTC
Encoded here:
- a CDS encoding adenosylcobinamide amidohydrolase, with the translated sequence MKEKAIDISLEGTTAKLVYNVCDGFKLNTLLVSFAEERRVFSTKYSFRQVSFVGNAYIDGVLFEKVRKSFEDKLPVDFDLGIDQKVIKSLGLVPEQIAILNTAVNMEHAAVGEEEYEDLKVCCFASAGTTGNALRMGEDRAGWTERNGLYVNPLGTINIIVVTNAKLTDTAMARSIITVTEAKTAALQDLNIKSSLSPKKQATGTGTDHIIIVSGPSSNKTIYCTSGHTKMGELMAIATKKAVTKALKKHNGGLSIRSLLNFRKK